The Deltaproteobacteria bacterium genome includes a window with the following:
- a CDS encoding insulinase family protein — protein MEHRRLSNGLNVFVDENHTSPCVAVQVWVGVGSADETHAEAGLAHVHEHMLFKGTKRRGTGEIAAEIEALGGEINAYTSFDETVYYIVSASRFFDRALDVLTDAVLHPAFDPEELAREQEVILEEIRRGDDQPGRRLSQRIFSTAFQHHPYRLPVIGTAASVRSFRRKNVLDFYRKYYTPSNMAVVIAGDVDPRRAFALVQKAFRGVRSHAVRRPRRPVERAQKAMRGFVERGDMNDTYLSMAWHIPGVVHEDSVALDLLSTILGGGESSRFVRELKYRKNIVSEVYAGAYTPRDPGVFMAGGNLFAGREAEAVGELIGEVVRIQKDPPARSEFERARLNIESDLVYLKETVQGLARKWGFYHMTAQDLDFEKRYLDRLANTTPDQVSDAARKYLHERNLTFGLFGPGEPAAAKAERESLAETVHGAYHRHGHPGRTIKVATRPKLLPGDDISIHELPNGAKLVVRERHSTPTLAIKCAVRGGSLAETPETEGIGSFMAEMLSKGTGRHTAEEIAREADAIAGSAGGYSGRNSLGIEVAALSRFHDRAISLFTELLLDPVFPEAEIPAVRSETLAAIERERDQLSSLTFANLRKTLYGAHPYGFRLHGRADTVRGFSSGALSDLYRRHMDPSGLWISVVGDVDTEEIVHRFSAEAGRYQPPASATVSGHVAPVLSGRQYVEEIADRSQAHLAIGFLGASLHSPDRYALEILNTILSGQGGRLFRELRDRQSLAYTVATSSTEGIGTGLFAAYIGTSPDKLVQALQSMEAELDRVRQQLVARDEISRAQRYLTGTFEIDLQRSGSQASTMALNGLYGLGVKHHLEFPERIRAVTREDVLKAARKYLTLERAVLSVTRPAHGPSLERMWLDGRPAQAGSAAACA, from the coding sequence ATGGAACACCGCCGCCTATCCAACGGGCTGAATGTCTTTGTCGACGAGAACCACACCTCGCCATGCGTGGCCGTCCAGGTCTGGGTGGGGGTAGGGTCGGCGGATGAAACCCATGCCGAGGCAGGGCTCGCGCACGTTCATGAGCACATGCTGTTCAAGGGCACCAAAAGGCGGGGGACCGGCGAGATCGCTGCGGAGATCGAGGCACTGGGAGGAGAAATCAACGCCTATACCAGTTTCGACGAGACAGTCTACTACATTGTTTCGGCCAGCCGGTTCTTTGACCGGGCACTGGATGTACTGACCGACGCTGTTCTACACCCGGCATTTGATCCTGAAGAACTGGCCCGGGAACAGGAAGTCATTCTGGAGGAAATCCGCCGCGGGGATGACCAGCCCGGCCGGAGGCTTTCCCAGCGGATATTCTCCACTGCCTTTCAGCACCACCCATACCGGCTGCCAGTGATCGGAACGGCTGCCAGTGTCCGGAGTTTCCGGCGGAAAAACGTCCTCGATTTTTACCGTAAGTACTATACCCCTTCCAATATGGCGGTCGTGATCGCGGGGGATGTGGATCCCCGGCGTGCGTTCGCGCTCGTCCAGAAGGCATTCCGGGGTGTCAGGAGCCATGCGGTCCGCCGCCCGCGCCGTCCGGTCGAGCGTGCCCAGAAGGCCATGCGCGGTTTTGTCGAGCGTGGGGACATGAATGACACCTATCTGTCGATGGCGTGGCACATTCCGGGAGTCGTCCACGAGGACAGCGTGGCGCTGGACCTGCTCTCTACGATTCTGGGTGGGGGGGAAAGTTCACGGTTCGTCCGTGAGCTGAAATACCGGAAAAACATTGTCTCGGAGGTGTACGCCGGCGCCTACACGCCACGTGACCCTGGTGTCTTCATGGCCGGCGGTAACCTGTTCGCTGGCAGGGAAGCCGAAGCTGTCGGTGAGCTGATAGGCGAGGTGGTCCGCATCCAGAAGGATCCGCCTGCCCGTTCCGAATTCGAGCGCGCACGGCTGAATATCGAGAGCGATCTGGTTTATCTCAAGGAGACTGTTCAGGGGCTCGCCCGCAAATGGGGTTTTTATCACATGACCGCACAGGATCTGGATTTCGAAAAACGCTATCTGGACCGTCTCGCCAACACCACACCGGACCAGGTCAGTGACGCAGCCCGTAAATACCTGCATGAGCGGAACCTGACGTTCGGCCTGTTCGGCCCAGGAGAACCCGCCGCCGCGAAGGCGGAGCGGGAATCTCTCGCCGAAACCGTTCATGGCGCCTATCACCGGCATGGCCATCCGGGACGAACCATTAAGGTGGCTACACGGCCGAAACTTCTTCCTGGCGACGATATTTCCATCCACGAACTGCCCAACGGAGCGAAGCTCGTCGTGCGCGAGCGGCACAGCACTCCGACGCTCGCGATCAAGTGTGCCGTTCGCGGGGGATCGCTTGCTGAAACCCCGGAAACCGAGGGGATAGGCTCGTTCATGGCCGAAATGCTGTCCAAGGGTACTGGCCGTCACACGGCCGAGGAGATCGCCCGCGAGGCGGATGCGATAGCCGGATCGGCGGGCGGGTATTCTGGCCGGAACAGCCTCGGTATAGAGGTGGCCGCCCTGTCGCGTTTCCATGACCGGGCCATCAGCCTTTTCACAGAGCTGCTTCTGGACCCGGTTTTCCCGGAAGCGGAAATCCCGGCGGTGCGGTCGGAAACGCTGGCAGCCATCGAGCGCGAGCGGGACCAGCTTTCGTCGCTCACTTTCGCGAACCTGCGAAAGACCCTGTACGGAGCCCATCCGTACGGCTTTCGCCTTCATGGACGGGCTGACACGGTCAGGGGGTTCAGCTCCGGCGCGCTCTCGGACCTGTACCGCCGTCACATGGACCCATCGGGCCTCTGGATTTCCGTGGTGGGGGACGTGGATACGGAGGAGATCGTACACAGGTTCAGCGCGGAGGCGGGACGTTACCAGCCCCCGGCCAGTGCCACAGTATCCGGTCATGTGGCCCCCGTATTGTCCGGCCGCCAGTATGTCGAGGAGATAGCGGACAGGTCGCAGGCCCATCTGGCCATCGGCTTTCTGGGAGCCTCGCTTCATAGTCCAGACCGTTATGCACTGGAAATACTCAATACGATCCTGAGCGGACAGGGTGGTCGGCTGTTCCGTGAGCTTCGGGACCGTCAGAGCCTTGCCTATACGGTGGCAACGTCAAGCACCGAGGGGATCGGAACGGGCTTGTTCGCGGCCTATATCGGCACGTCGCCGGACAAGCTCGTTCAGGCCCTTCAGTCAATGGAGGCGGAGCTGGACCGTGTGCGACAGCAACTGGTGGCACGCGACGAGATCAGCCGCGCGCAACGATATCTGACCGGCACCTTCGAGATTGACCTCCAGCGGAGCGGTTCCCAGGCAAGCACGATGGCGCTGAACGGACTGTACGGCCTCGGCGTCAAGCATCATCTGGAATTTCCCGAGCGTATTCGTGCGGTTACGCGTGAGGACGTCCTGAAGGCCGCCCGGAAATACCTTACGCTTGAGCGGGCGGTGCTGTCGGTGACACGCCCTGCACACGGGCCATCGCTTGAGCGGATGTGGCTGGATGGCCGCCCGGCACAGGCGGGTTCGGCTGCGGCGTGCGCCTGA
- a CDS encoding LON peptidase substrate-binding domain-containing protein: MKASEEQEIPVFIVTETVLFPGTTAQVNCYEDDPERRLIEENYVHGREIGVFLADSSTWGTDDPRPLPVGCKARILDWEDISPMDRLARVQGISRLQIVDWVSSNPYPKAIVQEAEPSRGILGKPVDPKQTQRIRAGLQELCFLQGGEEYTRLIPLLDVQKEPGQLADFAAFHLVRDIFLKQELLETLAPADRLDTISHWLNGEMGRHSPRPSGP, encoded by the coding sequence ATGAAAGCCTCCGAAGAACAGGAAATACCCGTTTTCATTGTCACGGAGACGGTGCTGTTTCCCGGCACGACTGCCCAGGTAAACTGTTACGAGGATGACCCCGAACGGCGGCTGATCGAGGAAAACTACGTCCACGGACGGGAAATCGGGGTTTTTCTGGCCGACTCATCTACCTGGGGGACTGACGACCCCCGGCCGTTGCCAGTAGGATGCAAGGCACGCATTCTGGACTGGGAAGACATCTCTCCCATGGACAGGCTTGCGAGAGTCCAGGGCATCTCCCGGCTCCAGATCGTCGACTGGGTGTCAAGCAATCCCTACCCCAAGGCCATCGTTCAGGAAGCAGAGCCCTCCCGGGGGATTCTGGGCAAGCCGGTGGATCCGAAACAGACGCAGCGAATCCGGGCCGGACTTCAGGAACTGTGCTTTCTCCAGGGCGGCGAGGAGTATACCCGGCTCATTCCCCTGCTCGATGTGCAGAAAGAACCTGGACAGCTGGCTGACTTCGCCGCGTTCCATCTGGTCCGCGACATCTTTCTGAAGCAGGAGTTACTCGAAACGCTGGCACCAGCCGACCGGCTCGACACCATCAGCCACTGGCTGAACGGGGAAATGGGCCGCCATTCCCCTCGCCCATCCGGTCCGTAA
- a CDS encoding universal stress protein — MPIDTRFRNIVVTSDLSDNSIQGLQRAADLATSADKLHIIHVVSSSELLLGREYGLGLEVSKQALKEIHAAADQKLASQWKAACPKDYTGPHPRLLTINGSPAPAICEFAESVKADLIVIGTHGRTGIAHALIGSVAENVVRHAPCAVLTVRIEKKKKK; from the coding sequence ATGCCCATAGACACAAGGTTCAGGAATATCGTCGTTACGAGCGACCTGTCAGACAACTCCATTCAGGGGTTGCAGCGGGCGGCCGATCTGGCCACCAGTGCGGACAAGCTGCACATCATCCATGTGGTGTCATCGTCTGAGCTTCTGCTTGGCCGCGAGTACGGCCTGGGACTAGAGGTTTCCAAGCAGGCACTGAAGGAAATCCACGCGGCCGCTGACCAGAAGCTTGCCAGCCAGTGGAAGGCCGCCTGTCCGAAGGACTACACGGGTCCCCATCCACGGTTGCTTACGATCAACGGGAGCCCGGCGCCGGCGATCTGCGAGTTCGCCGAATCGGTCAAGGCCGACCTGATCGTGATCGGCACCCATGGCCGGACCGGAATTGCCCATGCCCTGATCGGTTCGGTGGCCGAAAATGTCGTCCGGCACGCACCTTGCGCTGTGCTGACGGTGCGAATCGAAAAAAAGAAGAAAAAATAG